Within the Hevea brasiliensis isolate MT/VB/25A 57/8 chromosome 2, ASM3005281v1, whole genome shotgun sequence genome, the region AAATTTTTTCTCTATTTCACATATAATTGCATATATTTTTGTTTGAAAAATATAGcttaaaatataaaagaaaatttttattgaataaaaaataaatatatagactccttaaatattttaatattaatttactattattatagtaaataaaatttaatttattaatattgttataaatcataatttttaaatttttgttcaATTTGTTAAATATACAATGGCCCCTCAAAGAAAATGTCCAGCTCTGCCACTGAAAGAGCTAAACAATCAACAACTACAACTACTAAGTCTTAATCCCAAACCAGTTAGGGCTGGGTATGTTTCAAAACAATTCCGTTTCAATGTCCAAAGAAGTAAACAATACAAATTGGAAAACAACACAAGGCCAGATTTCAAAGCTTACACCAGCAAATCATTAACCAAAATAATAGAATGGGCTAGGAGGTCATAATTGGCACTAAACAATTTAAGCACAAGCGAATGTTGATTATAGATTTCCACAAGATAGTGGAAACCAAAAAGATGTTAAAATATAAAAGATTAGGTGAACAAATAGGCGTAAGAAAGACAAACTATTCCGCGACATAAAAATTACAATTCTTCCACTTGAGCTGCTAATTGCTTGCTTAATAGTTATTGAATGTACCTGAAAGTAAACTAACAAAACAAATTTTCGAGCAAATACaaatgcaaaataagctatagcccAGAACTTAAGAGATACGTATAGAAGTCGTCAATATTGATAGTGGGAGTGGGAATAAGAAGAGATAACAAACAAAAAGAAAGCACCAAATTGATATATGCGTGCATGTATCCCTTATTTCTTAAATTAGTTCAAAAGAATCCTATTCATAAACAGAAGAAAAATGCTAGGAGACTAAAAGGACACAAAACACCAGCAAAGACGCACAATTGTAAAAGCGGTGGAAGCAAACGCAAAAAAAAGCATAGCGAACGTATAATTTCTTAAGCAAACAAACAAAGAGAAATGAAGGGAAATGGAAAGGCAGGAATTTTAGGGCTTGCAATGCGAGACAGTAAAAAGAAGGGAAAAAGGAGATAGAGATACAGAATCATACAGGCATGAAACCGTCGAATTGAGTGGCTTGGACCATTTTGCCAAGTCTGAGACTCTCTTTATCGATTGGTTTCTTGCAGGTCTTGCATGATGATCGGCCGGACTTCGCGTACTCCGCCTTCCATGGCTTTGGAGGGGTCGCCATTGCTCTCTCTTTCTCTATCTGTGTCAGAAAGAAGAGCAGATACTCTCACTCGCACTCGCACTCGCTCTCGCTTATATAGAGGTACGTGCGCAAGAGTCGCAGGAAGAATCTCTGGGTCTTTTGGAGGGCGTCTCTCGTAAGCTTCCGATTAATTTTGGGTTTTCACTTTGTACAGTGTCTGTGACTTTACTGATGCAGCTCCTACGCGGACCTCCATTTTTTAGCAATTAACGATCCGATTACGATCAATTTaaagttaaattttaaattaaatttaataattctaattataaaaaaattcaaaataattaatttattttttattgatatctaaaatatattaaaaaaaaaaattttaaactacAGTTTTAATAAGCTTCACCAACATGTAAATCAAAGACAAAACTAAATAAAGATCGAAGTACTCCATATGTGACGGCATTCCTGAGATATTCTTGTCTTGAGGAGCCAATTAATTTAAGGGCTTCTAAATGGGTTTTGCCATGATACCGTTCAAAATAATGAACTTCAAAATTTGTACTAAGattgattaataaattaattttaaattaaattattattttaacgaGTCAAATTCAAAGTGTGCAATGTAAATTTATCTGTGCTGGGTTGGGTGACGAACTCCAAACATGCTGGGCATTAACTCGCCTTCTAATTTATAGCTCAGACATCATCTTTGTGTCTGTTAAGAGCTAACATCTAGAAGCCAGTTGGGTGCATCTATGTCAACCATTCGAAGTCAACTTTGTTTTCTGCAACAAGCAGAAATGCAGCTTTGGTTTATAGGGATTATTCAGTATTTTTGGAACACATGCTATCTCTTTGTAAATACTTTGCGTTGTATATCACTAACTCGTAAATTGATGTCGCAAAGTTAAGAATCCAATAGTTATGGGAAAATTTACCACAATTAGATCCCATGTCACCAACAGAATTACATTAGTACAGCTTGAAAAAGACTAGTTCTGAATTTCTGAGTATATAATTCTCTCCTAGTTATCTTCTGTTATTCTGCTGACACTCTCTTCCACAAACACTGCCTTCACAAGGAATGCGTTGATGAGATGATTTGAAACTTGAACATCTGTTAAGGGAGTTTCCAGAAGATGGATGATCCATTTATGCTTGTGCTAAAGGATCTTGCATAAATAAGTACTGCAAAGAAAGAGTTATAAAGTCAATTTCTCATGGAAGGATTGCTAAATGTCTACTGCAAGTAATCTCGAGTTAATTTACACTTACCTCAAATGATTTTCCTGATCTTTCATATTCTAGCATGCTCAGGGCAACTTCACAGCTTTGTGATACAATAGGCTCAGGATCCTTCAAAAATTCCTCAAGAAGTGCAATACTTTGTTCATCTAGAATAGTACCAAAGCAACAACtattaaattaaacaaaacaATGTAGAGCTTCAAAAGCTACAGTACACAGTAGAGGTTCAAGAAGTGCAATACTTTATTGATATTGATCTCCTGAGAACAATATGAGACTGTCAGATTACCCATCTCTATTCACTATTATGTTTTATCTTGGCATGTTTCACAAACTTCATAATGATAGCTTATCCAATAAGGGGATATTTCATACTTTTCTCATTTTTTGCATCATGTCTTATACaatcattttatatttttttaatactgcagaaaaagaaaaactccgcctaagtagtttgcgcttagccggtcccaagcccgggtaaaggaggagggttgcggtaggtgacaaccagcgtaaaaatttcgtcacaccctatgatatggattcaaatgatatagaaatatgcaagggtgtagggcgttcatgtggtgttaagtgagcaagggttaccacatcatggacgggtgtgggtaaagaagttagtccataggacagatagtagaacaaatagtggaacagaacacaagatagatatagaaaacaatagaagatattatAGAAGGAGACCTATTAGAaaagagcaggataggaggaggatcagggttggtacttggaatgttggatcatttacaggaaaattaatggagcttgtggataccttggaaaggagaagggtgaatattgcttgcattcaggagactaaatgggtagaagagaaaagtaaggaagtgggtaattaggagagaaataagagtgggtataatcatagacagaacattgaaagataaagagtaggagatagaattatactagtaaagctagtactagaaggagaaacaataaatatagttagtgcttatgccccacaaataggactaggagagtaaacaaaggttttgggaagatatggatgatttaatgcaaagcataccgaatgaagagaatgttttcattggtggagatttgaatggacatgtaggaagtgataggcaaggttatgagaatgttcatggaggttttggttttgaatgaggagggaaaaagcatcctggattttgctatggcatacgacctaatactagcaaatacctactttataaaaagagtgtcacatttagtgactttcaaaagtggacaacatagaagccaaatcgactttctcttaaccaggaagacaaatagagctcgatgcaaggattgcaaggtcattccaggagaggctttaacaagtcaacataggttggtggtcttggatgtcaagtttaggaataattcaagtaaggttagaagaaatagtgtagctcgaacaaagtggtgggagttcaaaggagtaaagcaagtgaagttcaaaatgaGCTTATGGAAGCTAgatgtggaggccaatgatatgtggatatggcatcaaagattagagaagtagctagaaaagtacttggagagtctaaaggacatggaccaccctcaaaagagagatggtggtggaatgaggaagtacaaaagaagagaaaaagggaatggtataagaaattacctaaatgtgataataatgaggcatatgacaagatagcaaagaaagaggcaaaaatagtcaagcaagagcactttgaaaagttatatgagaaacttggaactaaagaaggggagaaagatatttatagattagcaaggagtagagaaaggaaatgtcaagatctcaatcaagttaggtgcattaaggataaggaaggaaaagtgttggtgaaagatgaggacattaaagaaagatggagaaattattttaatgatctctttaataatagtcaaaatggtaatagcgtgaatatagattatagaacaatagaaaagaatgtaaattacactagaaggattcgatctttagaagtaaaggaagcacttaagagaatgaaagtgggtaaagacagatgaaataccaattgaagtgtgaaagtatttgggagatatgggagtggcatggttaactaaattatttaataagattctaaactcaaagaaaatgcacgatgaatggaggaagagtattttagtacctatttttaaaaataaggagacatactgagttgttcaaactatagggaattaaactcatgagccatactatgaagttgtgggagagagttgtggagcatcgactacgtcatgatacttctatctctctcaatcaatttggtttcatgcaactatgaaagcgatctttctcattagaagcttgatggagaaatatagagatgtgaagaaagatctacacatggtttttattgatttggagaaggcttatgatagtgttccaagagagatcttatggaatgtgttagaacaaaagagggtatctattaggtacatacaagtattgaaagatatgtatgaaggagcaactactggaCACAAGTGATTTTACGATCTCAAtgggattacaccaaggatcagccataagcccttacctttttacattagttttagatgaactgacgaaacatatacaagagagtattccttggtgcatgatgtttgcggatgatattgttctgatagatgagacacgagaaggagtcaataggaagctagaactttggagaagtactctagagtcaaagggttttaagttaagtagaatacatgcattgcaagttcggtgAAGGTCAAAGGAtatggaaggagttagtttgaatggcccaaagtaatcactttaaatatctaggctcatccttcaagtagatggggatgtgaggaggatgttagtcataggattaaagctggatggttgaagtgagttttatgtgatcgtaagattcccaataaattaaaaggaaaattttaatgttatatggtagtgagtgttgggcctttgaagagtcgtatgcatctaagataagagttgcagagatgagaatgttaaggtggatgagtggccatactagactagataaagtccgtaatgagagtatcagagaaaaggtaggagtggtgccaattgaagataagttgagagaagggagattgaggtggtttggtcatgtgaagcgtagacatacggaggctccagttagacaagtagagcatattaggttagagaatagaaagaaaaaaaggggtagacctaaattaacttggaggagagtagtacaacatgacttagaagcattacatatttctgaggatttaacccaaaatcgttcagagtggaaaaagcgaatccatatagccgaccccaaatttttggaataaaggcttagttgagttgagttgcagAAAAAGAAAGCCCACCAACCAACATGATTTTCTACCCGGCGTCCAATCAATTATAACTCACAATCAGAAGAATCATCAGACacattagaaataaaataattgaCGTACCAGCAATAGAACCAAGAGCTTCAGCAGCCTCATGTCTAACCATTGGATGCTCATTTACATCCTTAAGTATTCTGCTAAGTGCAGCTGAAGCAGCTTTGTTCTGCAACTGGCCCAAAACATAAGCAACCTGTATATTTTAACAAAACAAACATAAGCATCCAAAGGTTACAGATTACATTAAAAGTGATAAAACCCATGTCAGACAGGACAGAAATTCCCATAAATAATAACTATATTCAAGTGATAGAAGCATTCTTATATCAAGTAAACTCAAGAAATGTCTAGAACAGAATTCTCACCAAACATAACATAATTTGGGCAACTTAATATGTTTAACTTAAACATATGTCTGTTCATTTAAAGTCCCCTCTGATGGATTATGACATAACAAAAGCCCCAGTTAGCAGAAACGTATAGATTCAAGGAAGTTTAACATACCTCATGCTTAAGCAAAGCACTTTTTCCACCCAAAGACTCAATTATAGCAGAAACAGCTTCTTCTCCACCATGATTTCTAAGTGCAAAAAGAGCAGCATAGCGCTCATACATGCCCTTTTCTTCATCCAAGAGAGCTTCCCTTAACAGTTATTTAATATCAGTAAAAACAATCCCATCAATTAATACAAATGGCAAAAATTTATGGGTCTGTTTTGCATTACTATTGGAGCTGCAATTGAGAAAAGCACtttcttaaatatattagttagagtATATTAAAAAtcgatttaaaattaaatttgacatgttttagtcataaaaacaccaaaataataaaaaagcttTTTCCAAACTACTTTTTCAATAGCATTTAAAAAGATGCTTTTTTTAGAAGGCTTTTTTTGACTCCTAAACCACTATGCCAAATGGAGTCTTTACCTTCCAGTTCCAACCATAACTAAACATACCTCAGCATAACAACAGAAAAACAAGAAGCAGCCGCAGCAGCTGGGTCAACTGACATAAAGGGTGATTTTTCAGTTGTAGATGATTCATCACAAGTGCCTGTAGCATTCATTTCCTCAATTCGCTTGAGAGCCAGTTCACAAGTTTCTCTAACCTCCTGAGCTGGATCTACAGACAAACTATTCTTCAAAAGAGGAACACTGCTCTCTAATCCAATTGCACCAAGAGCTTCTGCAGCCTGCAATATGACAGAACAAGTTGCATTTGAgcataattaagtatttataaccaaaacaaaaaggggaaaaaaaaactaaatttaatataaaaactaACCTCATGACGAACAATTGGATGCAAGGAAAGATCATTTAGAACTGCTGCTAATGCAGGGATAGCTTCATAATCTTGCATTTGGCCCAATGCAAATGCTGCCTCATGTGCCAGCAAATTTGAAGAGTCTCTTATTGCTAAAATGGAAAGGGACAAGAAAAAcccttatcaaaaaaaaaaaaaaaaaaaaagcagcagCAGGAATGTGCGAAGAAAATTTGCACAAAAGCTGCCTCATGTGCCAGCAAATTCGAAGAGTCCCTTATTgctaaaatggaaaaaaaaaaaaaaaaaaactaatcaaagaataaaaataagaaaCAAGAACTTGCAAAGAAAATTTGCACAAATATCTCAGAAAGTTCAAAATCTAAGGCTATGGTTGGTTCAAATGAATTCCATAAATTTTgtggaattcaattgaatttcatattttgtatgtctagattttaattccatcaaaagaGGTGGAATTTCAAACAAATTCCACAAAAAATTAAGGcaataatatttttttggacTAAAATGCCCATCTTCCTCACACGCACacactttctctctcttctctctctctctcccccctaTTTTTCTCTacctctctctctcccccctatgtttctctccctctctctctctctcctcactctctttctctctctctcaaacatTTATATCACTCtctcttcttcctttctctcacacacaacatttaaaataaatatttgaaaCTAAATATCAAACATAAGTTGCacataattaaaataaacttattccttacaaaaaaaaaaaaaacttgttatattaagaatattttaaaaataagaacaacttaattctaaattatataatattaataagctttatttttttgttatgaaGGATATCCGCGAAAATACGGATAAATGAACGTCAATTATAAAATTACCCAACATGAATTGTatggaattcaattgaattttgcATATTAAGTTGTATCATTCAATCCACTAGAATTCAATCTAAATGAATTCCATCCCTATTTCATTTCAATAAAACGGGGTGGAAATGTAGTTACCAAATTTAACTGCTAAACTGAGACATAAAGCTTCAACAAAGACAAAAACGACAATTATGAAGTATTTTTTGGATATAGATGATTAAAGAGGTCGCCTTATGAACAAACAAAACAATATTTTTATGCTTTGGATGGACTAAAAACCTTCATAGTAATAGAAGAGAACCAAATCATAATTCAACCAATAAACGCTAATCTTGCTTCAAAATACGAAAGCAGTTAAAAGCCAACAATTATGTTTAAGGAATAACAGAATAAGAGCGAACCGTGAATAAGGGCGTTACGGGGAGCGGAGCCTTTGAGGTTGCGGAGAGAAAAGAGGGCTCTAAACCGTTCGGAGATGGGCAGCGTCCGGTCGAGTAACCGATCGCCAAGAAATTGCTCAATGTTGGATCCGGATTCGGTTGTGGTGGCGGCGTCCAAGGAACCCATGAATCGCCTAAGTTGTTAGCGGCGTTGAGTGGTGCTCACTGCTCACCTCCAGCTCCAGATTGCTGCTTTGCAATtgtagtgccaacgacccgctcAAAATCCGAGTCTCCTCGTAACGCTATTTGCCAGGAGGCAGAGTTATTTGAAGTAATGGTTTAGGACCGGTGTCAAGTTGaggttttcaaattatttttaatcaatatatttaaaaaattatttttttaataacaattttaacAGTAATGTAGATTTTTTTATTGAAaagttttatataaaaaattgaaaaatagcaaatttttattaaataattagtttaaaaaattaatttttaaattttttaaaattacttaagattttgtttattttataaaaaaataatttatataaaatttttttttatgaatattatttattatttgataacaataataaactaataataaatatttatattatatatacataaatatttttatattttaataaaattagcaaAAAAAGAAGTTATTTTTATTAAAGTTAACCCTATTTTCTCtttaatgaaaaaaatattttatattaatcaaTTTTTTCAGAGTTTCAAACACAAAAAAAAAtgtgtaaaatatttttttaagaaaaatatttttcataaatcaAATAGAGTCTaagatttataaaataattttaagttattttttaagataaaatttatgattaaattacttttaaaatgaaaataataacatttataattaaagttttattgtaatatatataatcacgactgaataattatttaaaatatttatttataataataataattaatgttattattataaaataaataaataacacatattaaaaattttaaaagtaaaataaaatttagatatattttataataatgtaTTTTCAATTATGAAATAtatg harbors:
- the LOC110644880 gene encoding deoxyhypusine hydroxylase; its protein translation is MGSLDAATTTESGSNIEQFLGDRLLDRTLPISERFRALFSLRNLKGSAPRNALIHAIRDSSNLLAHEAAFALGQMQDYEAIPALAAVLNDLSLHPIVRHEAAEALGAIGLESSVPLLKNSLSVDPAQEVRETCELALKRIEEMNATGTCDESSTTEKSPFMSVDPAAAAASCFSVVMLREALLDEEKGMYERYAALFALRNHGGEEAVSAIIESLGGKSALLKHEVAYVLGQLQNKAASAALSRILKDVNEHPMVRHEAAEALGSIADEQSIALLEEFLKDPEPIVSQSCEVALSMLEYERSGKSFEYLFMQDPLAQA